A genomic window from Flavobacterium johnsoniae includes:
- a CDS encoding T9SS type B sorting domain-containing protein — protein MKQKLLFIFLLYSFFMQSQCFDCAKNFGGWTDDAVADLKKTNDAIYLIKNSSNFGVHAGLYKFDLNCNLIWKKEIDNFKIYASKVATDSEDNIYILITWTDAHNSVGPFPIIFNGFPMYPGLNLFKFDKNGLLLWNKSLGRDTDYGMRDVFVHNDNVYVTGKFYNSMNIDNQVTLTNPTSNGYLAGPPLLFIAKFTNSGLFLDAKYFGNGDEYLSSEIDSNGNLYFSRYKNSGPYRHADIDKIDSNLNVIWSKEISNSKITTQSSFKPTQLHYNPNNNKLYLWSAFYKFANVLGTVYTDPQNAYYITQSLLCEFNVSNGNLERIKQFNNSSTLPIPGIDGSYHGNTGYLTEKDNDLYVFSSFTRKMDFDNISVTSSQKGSYNKEELVLFKVNLDNFKSEFILKSFAADNFNSMSTDAAGPILFNGNNLYLTSTFQSSPLSINNILINNNSGNNNSDVMLYKYNLDPSQISTGTILAEKTCFNQPVNFEVKGTFDSILWDFDDPNSTTNNSATINNPQHQFTAVGTYNVSAVIKCGTETQTLKKEIVITNVPKSIILDPVYACESTSGTGISNSFDTSNLNSKIIDNQTNLIVEYRDSNGNLLPSPLPNPYTNTVKNEEVIKVKSYFASNPTCFFETDLKFITNRKPENLLISSPQTFCVQQNAKLDDIQITGQNIKWYSNLTGGTLVPNTTVLQDNATYYASQTVNGCESERVPVKINIQVTFAPTGNANQSFCTGQNPTIASIQVTGTSIKWYDALNNGNLLPETTNLENGKTYYASQTVNSCEGSRFGVTVSIVNSPSPPSGNPEQSFCKKENKTLNDIQINGQNIKWFDTNFSAAPLPNTTLLENNRTYYASQTIGCEGDRTPILVHVYDTPLPTGNNNQQFCIDEIAIIENLNINGTALKWYDSALNGNLLSETALLQNTVYYVSQTLNNCESERFAIKVKIQDTEIPIADSRQIFCIQKNTKISDIVISGQNIKWYENQSSNIPISESTLLENRITYYASQTINNCESDRIPVAISILEATNSDCINFAEELPYPKFFTPNGDGFNDFWTIDSAYLAPGTRIKIFNQYGKLLKELGINTSWDGTFIGQLQPATDYWFTAIRSDGKELRGHFSLKR, from the coding sequence ATGAAACAAAAATTACTTTTCATTTTTCTATTATATTCTTTTTTTATGCAAAGCCAATGTTTTGATTGCGCTAAAAATTTTGGAGGTTGGACTGATGATGCTGTTGCTGATCTTAAAAAAACAAATGACGCAATTTATCTGATTAAAAATTCATCAAATTTCGGGGTTCATGCTGGCTTATACAAGTTTGACTTAAACTGTAACCTAATATGGAAAAAAGAAATTGATAATTTTAAAATTTATGCTAGTAAAGTAGCTACTGACAGTGAAGATAATATTTATATATTAATTACTTGGACAGATGCTCATAATTCCGTTGGTCCGTTCCCTATAATATTTAATGGTTTTCCTATGTATCCAGGTTTAAATCTTTTTAAATTTGATAAAAATGGACTGTTACTCTGGAACAAATCTTTAGGCAGAGATACTGACTATGGAATGCGTGATGTGTTTGTACATAATGACAATGTATATGTTACTGGTAAATTTTACAATTCTATGAACATTGATAATCAGGTAACACTTACCAATCCAACTAGTAATGGTTATCTTGCTGGTCCTCCGTTATTGTTTATTGCTAAATTTACTAATAGCGGATTGTTTCTAGATGCTAAATATTTTGGAAATGGTGACGAATATTTAAGTAGCGAAATAGATAGTAATGGAAATCTTTATTTTTCAAGATATAAGAATTCTGGACCTTATCGCCATGCAGATATTGACAAAATAGATTCTAACCTAAATGTAATTTGGTCAAAAGAAATTTCTAACAGCAAGATCACCACTCAATCTTCGTTTAAGCCTACTCAACTTCACTATAACCCGAACAATAATAAATTATATTTATGGAGTGCATTTTACAAATTTGCAAACGTATTAGGAACTGTTTATACTGATCCGCAAAATGCATATTATATTACTCAAAGCCTATTATGTGAATTTAATGTTTCAAATGGCAATTTAGAAAGAATCAAACAGTTTAACAATTCATCAACCTTACCAATCCCCGGCATTGATGGTAGTTATCATGGAAATACAGGATATTTAACCGAAAAAGATAATGATTTATATGTTTTTTCAAGTTTTACAAGAAAAATGGACTTTGACAATATAAGTGTTACGAGCTCTCAAAAGGGAAGCTATAACAAAGAAGAATTAGTTTTGTTTAAAGTAAACCTTGATAATTTCAAATCTGAGTTCATTTTGAAATCTTTTGCAGCAGATAATTTTAATAGTATGTCCACTGATGCGGCGGGTCCAATTTTATTTAACGGAAATAATTTATACCTGACATCAACTTTTCAAAGTTCTCCTTTATCAATCAATAATATTTTAATAAATAATAATAGTGGCAATAATAATTCTGACGTTATGCTATATAAGTATAATTTAGATCCTTCACAAATCTCTACAGGTACTATTTTAGCAGAAAAAACATGTTTCAACCAACCAGTTAATTTTGAAGTAAAAGGAACATTCGATTCTATTTTATGGGATTTTGATGATCCAAATTCAACAACAAACAATAGCGCAACAATAAATAACCCGCAACACCAATTTACTGCTGTAGGAACTTACAATGTTTCTGCAGTAATAAAATGTGGAACTGAAACGCAAACTTTAAAAAAGGAAATCGTAATTACAAATGTTCCCAAAAGCATAATTTTAGATCCTGTATATGCATGTGAATCAACTTCTGGGACAGGAATTTCAAACTCTTTTGACACATCAAATCTTAACAGTAAAATCATTGATAATCAAACAAATTTAATAGTCGAATATAGAGATTCAAATGGAAATTTGTTACCAAGTCCTTTACCAAATCCATATACAAATACGGTAAAAAATGAAGAAGTTATCAAAGTTAAAAGCTATTTTGCTTCTAACCCAACATGCTTCTTTGAAACTGATCTAAAATTTATTACAAATAGAAAACCTGAAAACCTTTTAATTAGCTCTCCACAAACTTTCTGCGTTCAGCAAAATGCAAAATTAGATGACATTCAAATTACGGGACAAAATATAAAATGGTACAGCAACTTAACGGGAGGAACACTTGTACCAAACACAACTGTACTTCAGGACAACGCAACCTATTACGCATCGCAAACCGTAAACGGATGTGAAAGTGAAAGAGTTCCGGTTAAAATTAATATTCAGGTTACATTTGCTCCAACAGGAAATGCAAATCAGTCTTTTTGTACGGGACAAAATCCAACAATTGCTAGTATTCAAGTAACAGGAACTTCAATAAAATGGTACGATGCCTTAAATAATGGAAATTTATTACCAGAAACAACAAATCTTGAAAATGGTAAAACTTATTATGCTTCTCAAACCGTAAATAGTTGCGAAGGATCTAGATTTGGAGTTACAGTTTCTATTGTAAATTCTCCTTCGCCTCCTTCTGGAAATCCAGAACAGTCTTTTTGTAAAAAAGAAAACAAAACTCTTAACGACATTCAAATAAACGGACAAAACATAAAATGGTTTGATACCAATTTTTCTGCGGCACCATTACCAAATACAACTTTATTAGAAAACAACAGAACTTATTATGCCTCGCAAACAATTGGATGCGAAGGAGACAGAACTCCAATTTTGGTTCATGTTTACGATACGCCATTGCCAACTGGAAATAACAACCAGCAATTTTGCATTGATGAAATTGCCATTATTGAAAATCTAAACATAAATGGAACTGCTCTAAAATGGTATGACTCAGCTCTGAATGGAAATCTTTTGTCTGAAACGGCTTTGTTACAAAATACTGTTTACTATGTTTCTCAAACTTTAAACAATTGCGAAAGCGAAAGGTTTGCCATAAAAGTTAAAATACAAGATACAGAAATCCCAATTGCAGATTCTCGTCAAATATTCTGCATCCAAAAGAATACTAAAATCAGTGATATTGTAATTTCGGGACAAAATATCAAATGGTATGAAAATCAGTCTTCAAATATTCCTATTTCAGAATCAACACTTCTTGAAAACAGAATAACTTATTATGCTTCACAAACTATCAATAATTGCGAAAGTGACAGAATACCTGTTGCAATAAGTATTCTTGAAGCCACAAATAGTGATTGTATCAATTTTGCTGAAGAACTTCCTTATCCAAAATTCTTTACCCCAAACGGTGATGGTTTCAATGATTTTTGGACAATAGATTCGGCATATTTGGCACCAGGTACAAGAATTAAAATATTCAACCAATATGGAAAACTGCTAAAAGAATTAGGCATTAACACCTCTTGGGATGGAACTTTTATCGGTCAGCTTCAACCTGCCACAGATTATTGGTTTACAGCCATTAGATCAGACGGCAAAGAACTTAGAGGCCATTTTAGTTTAAAAAGATAA
- the bshC gene encoding bacillithiol biosynthesis cysteine-adding enzyme BshC, with protein sequence MPTDCISFQSSGYFSKLMQDYLDQKAELKTLYNNFPTLENFEKQIAEKAANFDHSNRAVLVESLQKQYQNIEISDLTRQNISLLALENTFTITTGHQLNLFSGPLYFLYKIISTINLTKELKSKYPSYNFVPVYWMATEDHDFEEINYFNFKGKKIRWNAESTGPVGRLSTNGLEDLFEVYSKELGSSTNANSLKKLFEDAYLKHENLADATRFLANSLFSQYGLVILDADEADLKRAFIPFIKEELEHQTSFKTVQKSIEKLENYNVQVNPREINLFYIEDKLRERIIFENDKYIVNSTKISFSKEEIFKLLESNPEKFSPNVIMRPLYQEIVLPNLCYIGGGGEIAYWLELKGFFDAVNITFPILLVRNSVLLATEKQAKKADNLGLSWKDLFSKSENLINEITLKLSPFSIDLKDQKEALEKQFAYLFELAEKTDKSFSGAVKAQEIKQKKGLENLEKRLLKAQKRKLQDQLQRVTDLQCELFPNYGLQERQTNFSEFYLENGEQLIPLLIQKLKPLEHNFDIIII encoded by the coding sequence ATGCCTACCGACTGTATCAGCTTTCAATCTTCTGGATATTTTTCTAAACTAATGCAAGATTATTTAGACCAGAAAGCCGAATTAAAAACGCTGTACAATAATTTTCCAACTCTAGAAAATTTCGAAAAACAGATTGCTGAAAAAGCTGCCAATTTTGACCACAGCAACCGAGCTGTATTGGTTGAAAGTTTGCAAAAGCAATATCAAAATATTGAAATTTCTGATTTAACCAGACAAAACATTTCGCTTTTAGCACTCGAGAATACTTTCACAATTACAACTGGACACCAATTAAATCTATTTAGCGGACCGCTGTATTTTTTATATAAAATTATTTCTACGATTAATTTAACTAAAGAATTAAAATCGAAATATCCTTCCTATAATTTTGTTCCAGTTTATTGGATGGCAACTGAGGATCATGATTTTGAAGAGATTAATTATTTTAATTTTAAAGGAAAAAAAATCCGTTGGAATGCCGAAAGTACTGGACCAGTTGGAAGACTTTCTACAAATGGTTTAGAAGATTTATTTGAAGTTTATTCTAAAGAATTAGGTTCAAGCACCAACGCAAACTCACTGAAAAAACTTTTTGAAGATGCTTATTTAAAACACGAAAATCTCGCCGATGCAACTCGTTTTTTAGCCAATAGTTTATTTTCACAATACGGTTTAGTTATTCTAGATGCAGATGAAGCCGATTTGAAACGTGCTTTTATTCCTTTTATTAAAGAAGAATTAGAACATCAAACCTCATTCAAAACGGTTCAAAAATCAATTGAAAAACTCGAAAATTACAATGTTCAGGTAAATCCGCGTGAAATTAATTTATTTTATATTGAAGATAAACTGCGCGAGAGAATTATTTTTGAAAATGATAAATATATCGTCAACAGCACCAAAATTTCATTTTCGAAAGAAGAAATTTTTAAATTGTTAGAAAGCAATCCAGAAAAATTCAGTCCGAATGTAATTATGCGTCCGCTTTATCAGGAAATTGTCTTGCCAAACCTTTGTTACATTGGAGGAGGCGGAGAAATTGCTTATTGGTTAGAATTGAAAGGCTTTTTTGATGCTGTAAATATTACTTTTCCGATTTTGTTAGTTAGAAATTCTGTTCTATTAGCAACCGAAAAACAAGCTAAAAAAGCTGATAATTTAGGTTTAAGCTGGAAAGATTTATTTAGTAAATCAGAAAATTTAATTAATGAAATTACACTTAAGCTTTCTCCATTTTCGATAGATTTAAAGGATCAGAAAGAAGCGCTTGAAAAGCAATTTGCTTATCTTTTTGAATTGGCTGAAAAAACAGATAAATCTTTTTCTGGAGCCGTAAAAGCGCAAGAAATAAAACAAAAGAAAGGTTTAGAAAATTTAGAAAAACGTTTATTAAAAGCTCAAAAAAGAAAATTACAAGATCAGTTACAACGCGTTACAGATTTACAGTGCGAATTGTTTCCAAATTACGGGCTTCAAGAACGTCAGACCAATTTTTCTGAATTTTATTTAGAAAACGGAGAACAATTGATTCCGCTATTAATTCAGAAATTAAAACCTTTAGAACATAATTTTGACATCATAATAATCTAA
- a CDS encoding MFS transporter: MKTNPNKKNSLKHVLFGSLIGTTIEFFDFYIYANAAVLVFPQLFFPSSDSTMATLESLATFSIAFLSRPLGSAFFGHYGDKIGRKFTLVAALLTMGISTVTIGFLPSYESIGVAAPLLLMLCRFGQGVGLGGEWGGAVLLAIENAPPHKRAWYGMFPQLGAPIGLLLSGGTFLLLTDSMSNEDFMNFGWRIPFIASAFLVIVGFYIRTKITETPSFENSKKEQEEVKVPFLELVKSYKNQLIFGTFAAITTFLVFYLMTVFTLSWATSDLGIVKRDGLLIQLFSVLFFALFIPISAVVADKIGRRKMLILATAAIAIFGFFFSYFLSSGNIVLVTIFACIGMSLMGFTYGPLGTFLSELFPTTVRYSGASLTFNMAGILGAAFAPMIAIWLAKTYDVSYVGFYLVTAALISLISFLVISKDEHKF, from the coding sequence ATGAAAACTAACCCAAATAAAAAGAACTCTCTAAAACATGTTCTTTTTGGAAGCCTTATTGGTACCACAATCGAATTTTTTGATTTTTATATTTATGCCAATGCTGCCGTATTGGTTTTTCCTCAATTATTTTTTCCGAGTTCAGATTCGACAATGGCAACGCTGGAATCTTTAGCAACTTTTTCTATCGCCTTTTTATCTAGACCGTTAGGTTCTGCATTTTTTGGACATTATGGAGATAAAATTGGTCGTAAATTTACTTTAGTAGCCGCTTTGCTTACAATGGGAATTTCAACAGTTACAATCGGATTTTTACCTAGTTATGAAAGTATCGGCGTTGCCGCGCCTCTATTATTAATGTTATGCCGATTCGGGCAAGGAGTTGGTTTAGGAGGAGAATGGGGCGGAGCCGTTTTGTTGGCAATCGAGAATGCACCGCCACATAAACGCGCTTGGTACGGAATGTTTCCGCAATTGGGAGCTCCAATAGGATTGTTGCTTTCTGGAGGAACTTTCTTATTGTTGACTGATTCTATGAGTAATGAAGATTTTATGAATTTCGGTTGGAGAATTCCTTTTATTGCTAGTGCGTTTTTAGTTATCGTTGGTTTTTATATTAGAACTAAAATTACAGAAACGCCTTCATTTGAAAATTCTAAAAAAGAACAAGAAGAAGTAAAAGTTCCGTTTTTAGAATTAGTAAAATCATACAAAAATCAATTAATTTTTGGGACATTTGCTGCCATTACAACTTTCTTGGTTTTTTATTTAATGACTGTATTTACTTTGAGCTGGGCAACTTCAGATTTAGGAATCGTAAAAAGAGATGGATTATTAATTCAATTGTTCTCAGTATTGTTTTTTGCATTGTTTATTCCAATTTCGGCTGTAGTTGCAGATAAAATTGGACGTCGTAAAATGCTTATTCTGGCTACGGCTGCGATTGCCATTTTTGGATTTTTCTTCTCGTACTTTTTAAGTTCAGGAAATATAGTTTTAGTAACTATTTTTGCTTGTATCGGAATGTCTTTAATGGGATTTACCTACGGACCTTTAGGAACTTTTTTATCAGAATTGTTTCCAACCACAGTTCGTTATTCTGGCGCATCTTTAACCTTCAATATGGCAGGAATTCTTGGTGCGGCTTTTGCTCCAATGATTGCAATTTGGTTGGCTAAAACATATGATGTGAGTTATGTAGGTTTTTATTTAGTGACAGCGGCACTTATATCTTTAATTTCATTTTTGGTGATTAGTAAAGACGAACATAAGTTTTAG